From a single Athene noctua chromosome 2, bAthNoc1.hap1.1, whole genome shotgun sequence genomic region:
- the MYLIP gene encoding E3 ubiquitin-protein ligase MYLIP isoform X2, protein MLCYVTRPDAVVMEVEVEAKANGEDCLNQVCRRLGIIEVDYFGLQFTGSKGENLWLNLRNRISQQMDGLAPYRLKLRVKFFVEPHLILQEQTRHMFFLHIKEDLLAGHLQCSSEHAIELSALLAQMKFGDYNQNTAKYNYEDLCAKELTTTILESIIAKHKELEGLSQASAEYQVLQIVTTLENYGVEWHSVRDSEGQRLLIGVGPEGISICKDDFSPINRCDTVTSAVMMQYSRDLKGHLASLFLNENINLGKKYVFDIKRTSKEVYDHARRALYNAGIVDLVSRSDQTPPSSPLKSSESSMNCDNCEGLSCQQTKALQEKLRKLKESMLCMVCCEEEINSTFCPCGHTVCCKTCAAQLQLCPVCRSRVEHVQHVYLPTHTSLLNLTVI, encoded by the exons ATGCTGTGCTATGTGACCAGGCCGGACGCGGTGGTGATGGAGGTGGAGGTAGAGGCGAAAGCCAACGGCGAGGACTGCCTCAACCAG GTTTGCAGGAGGTTGGGAATTATAGAAGTTGATTATTTTGGACTGCAGTTCACTGGCAGCAAAGGGGAGAATCTGTGGCTGAATTTGAGGAACAGGATCTCCCAGCAGATGGATGGTTTAGCCCCTTATCGATTGAAATTAAGAGTCAAGTTTTTTGTAGAGCCCCATCTTATCTTACAGGAACAGACAAG GCATATGTTTTTCTTGCATATAAAAGAAGATCTTCTGGCTGGTCATCTTCAGTGTTCTTCAGAGCATGCAATTGAACTTAGTGCATTGTTGGCACAGATGAAGTTTGGAGATTATAACCAGAACACTGCCAAGTACAATTATGAAGATCTGTGTGCAAAAGAGCTCACCACTACCATTTTGGAGAG caTTATTGCAAAGCACAAGGAACTAGAAGGTCTAAGTCAAGCTTCTGCTGAATACCAGGTTCTACAGATTGTTACAACACTGGAGAACTATGGGGTAGAGTGGCACTCAGTGAGAGATAGTGAAGGACAAAGACTTCTTATTGGTGTTGGACCTGAAGGCATATCCATCTGTAAAGATGACTTCAGTCCTATCAACAG GTGTGATACTGTCACCAGTGCTGTCATGATGCAGTATAGTCGAGACTTAAAGGGCCACCTAGCATCTTTATTCCTGAATGAAAACATTAATCTTGGTAAAAAATATGTCTTTGATATTAAAAGAACATCAAAAGAAGTTTATGATCATGCAAGGCGAGCTCTTTATAATGCTGGCATTGTGGATCTTGTTTCAAGAAGTGACCAAACCCCACCAAGTTCCCCCCTTAAGTCTTCGGAAAGTAGCATGAACTGTGACAATTGTGAGGGTCTTAGCTGCCAACAAACAAAAGCTCTGCAAGAGAAGCTGCGGAAGCTGAAGGAGTCCATGCTTTGTATGGTGTGCtgtgaagaagaaataaattcgACCTTTTGTCCCTGCGGCCACACAGTATGCTGCAAGACCTGTGCTGCCCAGTTACAG ttgtGTCCTGTTTGCAGATCTCGTGTAGAGCATGTCCAGCACGTGTACTTGCCAACCCACACCAGTCTTCTCAATCTGACTGTGATATGA
- the MYLIP gene encoding E3 ubiquitin-protein ligase MYLIP isoform X1, whose amino-acid sequence MLCYVTRPDAVVMEVEVEAKANGEDCLNQVCRRLGIIEVDYFGLQFTGSKGENLWLNLRNRISQQMDGLAPYRLKLRVKFFVEPHLILQEQTRHMFFLHIKEDLLAGHLQCSSEHAIELSALLAQMKFGDYNQNTAKYNYEDLCAKELTTTILESIIAKHKELEGLSQASAEYQVLQIVTTLENYGVEWHSVRDSEGQRLLIGVGPEGISICKDDFSPINRIAYPVVQMATQSGKNVYLTVTKESGNSVVLLFKMISTRAASGLYRAITETHAFYRCDTVTSAVMMQYSRDLKGHLASLFLNENINLGKKYVFDIKRTSKEVYDHARRALYNAGIVDLVSRSDQTPPSSPLKSSESSMNCDNCEGLSCQQTKALQEKLRKLKESMLCMVCCEEEINSTFCPCGHTVCCKTCAAQLQLCPVCRSRVEHVQHVYLPTHTSLLNLTVI is encoded by the exons ATGCTGTGCTATGTGACCAGGCCGGACGCGGTGGTGATGGAGGTGGAGGTAGAGGCGAAAGCCAACGGCGAGGACTGCCTCAACCAG GTTTGCAGGAGGTTGGGAATTATAGAAGTTGATTATTTTGGACTGCAGTTCACTGGCAGCAAAGGGGAGAATCTGTGGCTGAATTTGAGGAACAGGATCTCCCAGCAGATGGATGGTTTAGCCCCTTATCGATTGAAATTAAGAGTCAAGTTTTTTGTAGAGCCCCATCTTATCTTACAGGAACAGACAAG GCATATGTTTTTCTTGCATATAAAAGAAGATCTTCTGGCTGGTCATCTTCAGTGTTCTTCAGAGCATGCAATTGAACTTAGTGCATTGTTGGCACAGATGAAGTTTGGAGATTATAACCAGAACACTGCCAAGTACAATTATGAAGATCTGTGTGCAAAAGAGCTCACCACTACCATTTTGGAGAG caTTATTGCAAAGCACAAGGAACTAGAAGGTCTAAGTCAAGCTTCTGCTGAATACCAGGTTCTACAGATTGTTACAACACTGGAGAACTATGGGGTAGAGTGGCACTCAGTGAGAGATAGTGAAGGACAAAGACTTCTTATTGGTGTTGGACCTGAAGGCATATCCATCTGTAAAGATGACTTCAGTCCTATCAACAG gATTGCTTATCCTGTTGTTCAAATGGCAACTCAGTCTGGGAAGAATGTATATCTGACTGTTACCAAGGAGTCTGGTAATAGTGTAGTTCTTTTGTTTAAGATGATCAGTACAAGGGCAGCAAGTGGACTCTATAGAGCAATTACAGAGACGCATGCATTTTACAG GTGTGATACTGTCACCAGTGCTGTCATGATGCAGTATAGTCGAGACTTAAAGGGCCACCTAGCATCTTTATTCCTGAATGAAAACATTAATCTTGGTAAAAAATATGTCTTTGATATTAAAAGAACATCAAAAGAAGTTTATGATCATGCAAGGCGAGCTCTTTATAATGCTGGCATTGTGGATCTTGTTTCAAGAAGTGACCAAACCCCACCAAGTTCCCCCCTTAAGTCTTCGGAAAGTAGCATGAACTGTGACAATTGTGAGGGTCTTAGCTGCCAACAAACAAAAGCTCTGCAAGAGAAGCTGCGGAAGCTGAAGGAGTCCATGCTTTGTATGGTGTGCtgtgaagaagaaataaattcgACCTTTTGTCCCTGCGGCCACACAGTATGCTGCAAGACCTGTGCTGCCCAGTTACAG ttgtGTCCTGTTTGCAGATCTCGTGTAGAGCATGTCCAGCACGTGTACTTGCCAACCCACACCAGTCTTCTCAATCTGACTGTGATATGA